A single region of the Novipirellula aureliae genome encodes:
- a CDS encoding tetratricopeptide repeat protein: MSNCQTNLREKTVEYINSNDFAAARANCDEWLREEPMNAQAWHLLGVCHAREGELHEAIECFAKATEFDLGNSLYPYNLAVAQKSVGKLDQAIANYELAIDRRSDFFAARINLGVALLEAERNKEALECFQATVDQFPDSPDANFNLANSLAEAGRIDEAALHYRRTIERDPSSSAAYENLGRAFVDAERFDDAKEVWQQWLLADPNNATANHMLASISDAPPPPRCLDQCIQETFDESFAATFDRQLARLDYQSPQCIADAFGKFELPKNHVDVLDCGCGTGLCGPHLRPSATKMIGVDLSKAMLDQAAKRNLYDELHEDEITRFMASHPSTFDFIVAADTLCYFGVLHDVLGAAFDCLKPSGRILFTLESMEDSRHKTVGPNTGYGLCPHGRYVHQRDYIAEAATMAGLEILEIRKMVQRNEAGRPVQGWLVTAQKIAT; the protein is encoded by the coding sequence ATGAGCAACTGTCAAACAAACCTCCGTGAAAAGACGGTCGAGTACATCAACTCCAATGATTTCGCTGCTGCCCGGGCCAACTGCGACGAGTGGCTTCGGGAGGAGCCGATGAATGCACAGGCGTGGCATTTGCTCGGTGTTTGCCACGCACGCGAAGGCGAACTCCATGAAGCAATCGAATGCTTTGCCAAAGCGACCGAGTTCGATCTCGGAAACTCCCTCTATCCCTACAACCTCGCCGTTGCGCAAAAATCCGTCGGCAAATTGGATCAGGCCATTGCCAACTATGAGCTCGCCATCGATCGGCGATCCGACTTCTTCGCGGCAAGGATTAATCTTGGGGTGGCCCTTTTGGAAGCCGAGCGAAACAAAGAGGCGCTCGAGTGCTTTCAAGCAACCGTCGATCAGTTCCCCGATTCTCCAGATGCGAACTTCAATCTTGCCAACTCGTTGGCCGAAGCTGGACGCATCGACGAGGCCGCCCTGCATTATCGACGAACGATCGAACGGGACCCGAGTTCTTCAGCGGCCTACGAGAATCTGGGACGAGCATTCGTGGATGCGGAGCGTTTCGATGACGCGAAAGAGGTGTGGCAGCAGTGGTTGTTGGCTGATCCGAATAACGCGACCGCCAACCACATGCTCGCTTCGATCTCGGATGCACCGCCACCACCCCGCTGCCTCGACCAATGCATTCAAGAGACTTTTGACGAAAGCTTTGCGGCGACCTTCGATCGACAACTCGCTCGATTGGACTACCAAAGCCCTCAATGCATTGCCGATGCTTTCGGTAAATTCGAACTTCCCAAGAACCACGTCGATGTTCTTGACTGTGGCTGCGGGACGGGATTATGCGGTCCGCACCTCCGGCCATCCGCTACCAAAATGATCGGAGTGGATTTATCCAAAGCGATGCTTGACCAAGCGGCAAAACGAAATCTGTATGACGAGTTGCACGAGGACGAAATCACACGGTTCATGGCGTCTCATCCATCGACATTCGATTTCATCGTCGCTGCCGATACACTTTGTTACTTTGGTGTCCTCCACGATGTCCTTGGTGCCGCATTCGATTGCTTGAAGCCGTCCGGTAGGATCCTTTTTACTTTGGAATCGATGGAGGATTCACGCCACAAAACCGTCGGCCCGAACACTGGTTACGGATTGTGTCCTCACGGACGCTACGTGCACCAACGCGACTACATTGCCGAAGCGGCGACAATGGCTGGCCTTGAAATTTTGGAGATCCGCAAAATGGTTCAGCGAAACGAAGCCGGTCGCCCCGTGCAAGGTTGGCTCGTCACGGCTCAGAAAATTGCGACCTAA
- a CDS encoding protein kinase domain-containing protein produces MSLSANAGDEIVPGFTLVRRLGSGMAGEVWVARASGGVQVAMKIIHDMELLGSQRELGALRIVREVKHPNLCPLFGVWFFDTQGNLLDATETEAVFYRDPSMVETKAIGGEGAGDTESGDDSFITPQAIGTSAPIPPPSQASDRPGHPVPARMVVAMGLGEKTLFDRLQEVLVEKQQSNGAESGGIEVHELLRYLHASASAIDELNKRYRIYHCDIKPQNILVVGGQAQVCDFGLARQVVKSRQTQMAFGTPAYGAPEMLFDRTYSKTIDQYSLAITYYELRTGSLPFDRMTQSSLLQAKASGKLNLALVSPKERKVIAKATRLDPTKRYQDCQSFVAELKAAVDHPQTSSRIVKLTGIFASVLFLITSLGFAAWILMDKDQGQPIPRNGIETIPDVVVKEEEGGEPNRLPLETPPVEIASQSEPAPGVVDEDELMELESESANGEPTEMTVSQPTEPSREPSREPSTGPSTGPSTGPSTGPSTGPLAEQPPDLNFKLKQAIASHSPVKERIVEQYRLLQDAEPEELKGLDPDLLDALVHDICASMQVPFDAFIEEEPLDQGWLDQVDETIRFLGPIVSESVANERRLARLALAQLQRQLASKPSGNLDAIVSQVDEVRQRFDASGRFVDLDSTSDAALAVAFSWPRRWDQNDWDVLLAKSDLERAIERSGETSKHFVKLMKLDGQYQLQAGWALWQRGEPRLAFEAWKTLAETTGLNNMIAADERERAARHLLDWLIQSSKTNDDEIDSLRYSRIHQSVGEVLDVVEKLATDSDEMQQALAAERLLCYLAAGDFEAAEDSLTRLQKSVDERLLDGLSPQLGRAVFDLAAHGSAAESKTASTKWIDWLCTGCLAQTTDDLFLETEASKRKRRDLFVRCYRPVIANQRSRLHASELAIPAINDDVDATIFVEFCDVFVKLAGNPDGREIYQDILAWLGDVEIAAAIAGQASSDPVNRANLFCMACEAFMQSRYEQQDDIGIDEIIQTMQQYHHQATLRGNTSRSDFLLARIYDQKGFAESDIGRSASFYQDAIRRYDRLLDSINEDDEGFRGSVLRCRASVRQRHAAQLKDSAQRESLQQKALADAREATGLHPFWHADNDDRLETLAEVAWAIANKATSLPMVERNQLFDEAAVAIDQAIEIRRRHSLDYTALALKKLNGLWIDMLRNDSTPRAERAKQAAIKWMDEISDRAQAERNGQLASLTIRADSVRLLCQWHSRAARIYDMSGDKQRAIGHSEKGYEIASKSLDVEDPQRHITSLEYVILKSELLENGNRPHAMNSSNRVLVEELKNILNQIQNPRPEILEKKQLFVDALQNY; encoded by the coding sequence ATGTCGTTATCCGCTAACGCTGGCGACGAAATCGTCCCTGGATTTACACTTGTTCGACGTCTCGGGTCGGGAATGGCCGGTGAGGTATGGGTGGCTAGAGCCTCAGGCGGCGTCCAGGTCGCCATGAAGATCATCCATGACATGGAGCTACTTGGCAGTCAGCGTGAACTTGGTGCTCTGCGGATCGTTCGTGAGGTCAAACATCCCAATCTCTGCCCGCTATTCGGTGTTTGGTTTTTCGATACTCAGGGCAACCTGCTCGATGCGACGGAAACCGAAGCGGTTTTCTATCGTGATCCGTCAATGGTCGAGACCAAAGCGATCGGCGGCGAAGGGGCGGGCGACACCGAATCAGGCGACGATAGCTTTATCACACCACAAGCGATTGGTACTTCGGCACCGATTCCGCCTCCTTCGCAAGCCTCCGACCGGCCCGGTCATCCCGTCCCCGCTCGGATGGTTGTCGCAATGGGGTTGGGAGAAAAAACGCTCTTCGATCGCTTGCAGGAAGTCCTTGTCGAAAAACAGCAAAGCAATGGGGCGGAGTCCGGCGGTATCGAAGTTCATGAATTGCTTCGATATTTGCATGCGTCCGCGTCCGCGATTGATGAATTGAATAAGCGATATCGTATCTATCACTGCGATATCAAGCCGCAAAATATTCTGGTCGTCGGTGGGCAAGCTCAAGTTTGCGATTTCGGACTCGCCCGCCAAGTCGTAAAGAGTCGACAGACGCAAATGGCATTCGGTACGCCTGCCTACGGTGCCCCGGAAATGTTGTTTGATCGAACCTATAGCAAGACGATCGATCAATACTCTTTGGCGATCACCTACTACGAACTCCGCACAGGTTCGTTGCCGTTCGATCGAATGACCCAGTCATCGCTGTTACAGGCCAAGGCAAGTGGGAAGTTAAACCTTGCATTGGTCTCGCCCAAAGAACGAAAGGTGATCGCCAAAGCAACCCGATTGGACCCCACCAAACGTTACCAAGATTGTCAATCGTTTGTCGCCGAGCTAAAGGCAGCCGTTGACCATCCACAAACCTCCTCTCGGATCGTCAAGCTAACGGGGATTTTTGCCAGTGTTCTGTTTCTGATCACCAGCTTGGGGTTTGCTGCCTGGATTTTGATGGACAAAGATCAGGGGCAACCCATTCCAAGGAATGGGATCGAAACGATACCCGATGTTGTCGTCAAGGAAGAAGAAGGAGGCGAGCCGAACCGACTTCCGCTTGAGACACCTCCCGTCGAAATCGCATCGCAGTCCGAACCAGCCCCTGGCGTTGTCGACGAGGACGAGTTGATGGAGCTTGAGTCGGAGTCGGCCAACGGCGAACCAACCGAAATGACCGTTTCACAGCCCACCGAGCCATCACGCGAGCCATCACGCGAGCCATCAACCGGGCCATCAACCGGGCCATCAACCGGGCCATCAACCGGGCCATCAACCGGGCCGCTTGCCGAACAACCACCCGATTTGAATTTTAAGTTAAAACAAGCGATAGCGTCTCATTCCCCAGTCAAAGAGCGGATTGTGGAGCAATACCGATTGCTTCAAGACGCCGAACCAGAAGAGCTGAAAGGATTGGATCCCGACCTACTGGACGCCTTGGTGCATGACATCTGTGCATCGATGCAGGTTCCATTTGATGCCTTCATCGAAGAGGAGCCGCTCGATCAAGGGTGGCTCGATCAAGTCGACGAGACGATTCGTTTTTTGGGACCGATCGTGTCGGAATCCGTTGCCAACGAACGGCGACTGGCACGGCTTGCACTCGCTCAGTTGCAACGACAATTGGCGAGCAAACCATCGGGAAATCTTGATGCGATCGTATCGCAAGTGGATGAAGTGCGTCAACGGTTCGATGCTAGCGGTCGCTTCGTGGATTTGGACTCGACCTCGGACGCAGCCTTGGCGGTTGCTTTTAGCTGGCCGCGAAGATGGGACCAAAACGACTGGGATGTGCTTCTTGCGAAGTCCGATCTCGAGCGGGCGATTGAGCGATCAGGCGAGACTTCGAAGCATTTTGTGAAATTAATGAAGTTGGACGGGCAATACCAGTTGCAAGCTGGTTGGGCGCTATGGCAGCGTGGTGAACCGAGGCTTGCTTTTGAAGCTTGGAAAACGCTCGCAGAGACGACTGGCTTGAACAACATGATCGCCGCGGACGAGAGAGAGCGTGCGGCGAGGCACCTGCTCGATTGGCTGATTCAATCTTCGAAAACGAACGATGACGAAATTGACTCGCTACGCTATTCGCGTATTCACCAAAGTGTTGGTGAGGTCCTAGACGTGGTGGAAAAACTTGCGACCGACTCGGACGAAATGCAACAGGCTTTGGCAGCCGAACGATTGCTCTGCTATCTCGCTGCTGGAGATTTTGAAGCGGCGGAAGACTCGTTGACTCGGCTTCAGAAAAGCGTTGATGAGCGGCTCTTGGATGGACTGAGTCCGCAACTCGGCCGAGCTGTTTTTGATCTGGCAGCGCATGGTTCCGCTGCGGAGAGTAAAACGGCAAGCACCAAATGGATCGATTGGTTGTGTACCGGCTGTCTTGCCCAGACAACCGATGACCTTTTTTTGGAGACCGAAGCATCGAAGCGGAAACGCCGCGACTTGTTTGTACGCTGCTATCGGCCCGTCATTGCAAACCAACGATCGCGGCTACACGCCTCGGAACTCGCGATCCCTGCGATCAACGACGACGTTGACGCGACCATTTTTGTCGAGTTTTGTGATGTTTTTGTGAAACTGGCTGGCAACCCGGATGGGCGAGAAATCTATCAAGATATCCTGGCTTGGCTCGGCGATGTTGAAATTGCCGCTGCGATTGCAGGTCAAGCTTCGAGCGATCCTGTAAACCGCGCCAATTTGTTCTGCATGGCTTGTGAAGCCTTTATGCAGTCGCGATATGAACAGCAAGATGATATCGGCATTGATGAGATCATTCAAACGATGCAGCAGTATCATCATCAAGCCACGCTACGGGGCAACACATCTCGCAGCGATTTCTTGCTGGCCAGAATCTACGATCAAAAAGGGTTCGCTGAATCGGACATTGGCCGCAGCGCTTCTTTCTATCAAGACGCCATCCGCCGTTACGATCGCCTCCTGGACTCGATCAACGAAGACGATGAGGGATTTCGTGGAAGCGTTCTGCGTTGCCGAGCCAGCGTTCGGCAGCGTCATGCGGCCCAATTAAAAGACTCTGCACAACGAGAATCGCTTCAACAAAAAGCACTCGCTGATGCACGCGAGGCGACGGGTCTGCATCCGTTCTGGCACGCCGACAACGACGATCGGCTCGAAACGTTGGCGGAGGTCGCTTGGGCAATCGCAAACAAGGCGACCTCGCTACCGATGGTGGAAAGAAACCAACTCTTCGATGAGGCAGCTGTCGCGATCGATCAAGCGATCGAAATTCGACGCCGGCATTCGCTCGATTACACCGCTTTAGCGCTCAAAAAGCTCAATGGATTGTGGATCGACATGTTGAGGAACGACAGTACGCCGCGGGCGGAACGGGCGAAACAGGCGGCTATCAAGTGGATGGACGAAATCAGCGATCGTGCCCAAGCGGAACGAAACGGTCAATTGGCGAGTCTGACGATCCGAGCCGATTCCGTTCGATTGTTGTGCCAATGGCATAGCCGCGCCGCGCGAATCTACGATATGAGCGGCGATAAACAGAGGGCGATTGGACACAGTGAAAAGGGGTATGAAATTGCGTCAAAATCACTTGATGTGGAAGATCCGCAAAGGCACATCACGTCACTGGAGTACGTGATCCTAAAAAGTGAATTGCTCGAAAATGGCAATCGTCCTCACGCTATGAACTCGTCCAATCGTGTTCTCGTCGAAGAACTGAAAAATATTTTGAACCAGATCCAAAACCCACGCCCTGAAATCCTTGAGAAAAAACAGTTGTTTGTGGACGCGCTCCAGAATTATTGA
- a CDS encoding PEP-CTERM sorting domain-containing protein → MRSPIKWKQPSWLLRRGCGALLLVLTFSVSASADYVISVDSTGGTNVNLGLPGANRTIDFFIGEDVGAGSSLPMSGTTAIFMIQAGIVGGTEVVPGDETADNATGRVSATGFTGTPGYFGAGSLVTSTIFKQSDLYFAINQAFPDFSSQPLNDFTSPERWFTLNLDTSGLAPGDYAISLENPDTAFRDVDNMPVPTRANLSFTIAAVPEPSSCAMLAVVGGIAGATGRFRRRRIEVDDCINQVGFWGSRS, encoded by the coding sequence GTGAGATCTCCAATTAAATGGAAACAGCCCTCTTGGCTATTGCGAAGAGGTTGCGGTGCCTTGCTTCTCGTCCTGACTTTCTCGGTTTCCGCATCGGCGGACTATGTGATTTCGGTTGACAGTACCGGGGGCACGAACGTTAATCTGGGCTTGCCGGGGGCCAATCGAACGATCGACTTCTTTATTGGTGAGGACGTTGGTGCAGGATCAAGTCTCCCAATGTCGGGAACGACTGCTATCTTCATGATTCAAGCTGGTATTGTCGGAGGGACTGAAGTCGTGCCGGGCGATGAGACAGCAGACAACGCGACCGGCAGGGTCAGCGCAACGGGTTTTACGGGGACACCGGGGTACTTTGGAGCGGGGAGCTTGGTTACCTCCACCATCTTCAAGCAATCCGATTTGTATTTTGCCATCAACCAAGCATTTCCTGATTTTTCATCTCAGCCGTTGAATGATTTTACGTCTCCCGAGCGATGGTTCACACTAAATCTCGATACGTCGGGTTTAGCACCCGGAGATTACGCGATTTCGCTCGAAAATCCCGACACCGCGTTTCGTGATGTTGACAACATGCCGGTTCCAACTCGAGCCAACCTTAGCTTTACGATTGCCGCCGTTCCCGAGCCGAGTTCGTGTGCCATGTTGGCTGTCGTGGGTGGAATCGCGGGCGCGACAGGACGTTTTCGTCGGCGGCGGATCGAAGTTGACGATTGCATCAACCAGGTTGGATTTTGGGGTAGCCGATCCTAG
- the hrpA gene encoding ATP-dependent RNA helicase HrpA produces the protein MTFKPSSPEFTPSDEVAPPKNSNVSAKPSSGGGESNLSTISIDRAMRIDRYRLKQSKKRLSDQEFTKRLSDSVELCNRRKAAQPHIEYPAELPITAYRRQLLDLIAEHQVIIVCGETGSGKSTQLPKMLLEAGLGREAMIGHTQPRRLAARSIAARLADELGCPIGKSVGFQIRFGDASGPETLVKLMTDGILLAETQSDRFLDGYDAIIIDEAHERSLNIDFLLAYLRRLQSKRPDLKIIITSATIDADRFAEHFGSESGPAPIVNVEGRGYPVELRYLPWEEVSDDPNRSYDLSQHVIAAIESLSHSRAGDTLVFLPTERDIREVAHRVAGHYKRLGLSGRVDLLPLYARLPTKEQQRIFSPDGGKRRIIFATNVAESSLTVPGIHSVIDSGTARISRYSPRSKVQRLPIESISRASANQRAGRCGRIGPGICIRLYSAEDFDSRDAFTTPEIRRTNLASVILQTKTLRLGRIEDFPLLDPPRPESIREGLRTLTELGAIDERHELTFIGRALGRLPVDPRVGRMILAAEQFGVLAEVLPIAAALEIQDPRDRPQDKQQAADEAHSKFRHPQSDFLSYLKLWKYYEHARSDYSRNKLTRVLRQQFLSPNRMREWSDVYRQLKEMVANSLSDRSQKRKKIGAIRYADDPDKLIEDDISDLVHQALLSGLLSSVAMWKEKNEYTGAGSLSLSLWPGSGLADAKPKWIVAAELVETAKRYARTVARIDPRWIEQIGNHLLKRSHSDPHWSAKTSGAYCFERVSLFGLPVVARRRVPLAPIDRSTARDLMIEHGLVEEQMRTTAKSVRHNRQLQQSITSLAAKTRRRDLVVDPYLVERFYQAHMPEDVFDRATLEKYDRTIETPTWAKSLRDAADVSAWLQTPPPSTLESSNSIYMRPEDLIEAESNRISKEAFPDELEIGSSRLPLQYRFEPGSEKDGVELKIHQAALEQVSDERLGWLVPGLLETKLIAMIKSLPKRIRRNLVPAADVAAKVRVELEAEYGQKPFMSMVCAAFSRHAEMPITADDFQQDKLGDYLQFLVTVVDDDGKTVATGRQVEPLKEKLGKPTSAEEPIGAEPIDESWARDRMTTFDIEQLPKEVVRNRGGVKVAQYPAIIDLGDAAATRLVSDAQSAEAISQRGATRLFAITERKELRAQVRWLPTLEAAKIKLGVLISAASIETQLIDLLARIAFVENEPVVRSNEVFANRRKERARRIAEATQEVAGWLPAMADAYFDVRRELESIRGSRFGEVIADVQNQIDWLAFEGFLAQTSWGWLKHYPRYFSAITYRLDRVRSGAANRDREGMETVWNLQQQWLDSIAENQRNAIDQSASEVRWMLEELRVSLFAQPLGTSIKISPQRCEKKIGGV, from the coding sequence ATGACTTTCAAGCCAAGCAGCCCCGAATTCACCCCCTCTGACGAAGTTGCCCCGCCGAAAAACAGCAATGTTAGTGCAAAACCGTCCTCCGGGGGGGGCGAATCGAATTTATCCACCATCTCGATCGATCGGGCGATGCGAATCGATCGATACCGGCTTAAGCAATCGAAAAAACGACTTAGCGACCAGGAGTTCACAAAGCGATTGTCTGATTCCGTTGAGCTTTGCAACCGTCGCAAAGCCGCGCAGCCACACATCGAGTATCCCGCCGAACTGCCAATCACGGCATACCGCCGACAACTACTCGACCTAATCGCTGAGCATCAAGTGATTATCGTTTGTGGAGAAACGGGTAGTGGTAAGAGCACCCAATTACCCAAGATGTTACTTGAGGCTGGACTGGGCCGCGAAGCGATGATTGGACACACGCAGCCGCGCCGGTTGGCAGCTCGGAGTATCGCGGCCCGCTTAGCGGACGAACTCGGTTGCCCGATCGGAAAATCCGTTGGTTTCCAAATTCGATTCGGTGATGCTAGCGGTCCCGAAACCTTAGTCAAATTGATGACCGACGGGATTTTGTTGGCCGAAACCCAATCGGATCGATTTCTCGACGGTTACGATGCGATCATCATTGACGAAGCTCACGAGCGGTCACTCAATATCGACTTTTTGCTCGCCTACTTGCGGCGTCTACAAAGCAAACGCCCCGACCTAAAAATCATCATCACCTCAGCCACGATCGATGCCGATCGATTTGCCGAACATTTTGGAAGCGAATCAGGTCCGGCACCGATTGTCAATGTCGAAGGCCGAGGCTATCCCGTCGAACTTCGGTACTTACCTTGGGAAGAGGTTAGCGACGATCCGAACCGATCGTATGATTTGTCTCAGCATGTCATCGCTGCCATCGAATCGCTATCGCACTCGCGCGCGGGCGACACGTTGGTTTTCCTGCCGACCGAACGGGACATTCGGGAAGTGGCTCATCGTGTGGCAGGTCATTACAAACGATTGGGACTGAGTGGACGAGTTGATTTGCTACCACTTTACGCTCGTTTGCCGACCAAGGAACAGCAGCGAATCTTTAGTCCTGACGGTGGCAAGCGGCGAATCATCTTTGCCACGAACGTAGCCGAAAGTTCTCTAACGGTCCCTGGAATTCATAGCGTCATCGATTCGGGTACCGCCCGGATTAGCCGCTACAGTCCGAGAAGCAAGGTCCAGCGATTGCCGATCGAATCGATTAGCCGCGCGAGTGCGAACCAGCGTGCCGGTCGCTGTGGACGAATCGGACCGGGAATTTGCATCCGGCTCTACTCCGCCGAGGATTTTGATTCGCGTGATGCCTTTACGACGCCTGAAATTCGCCGTACGAATCTGGCATCCGTAATCTTACAAACGAAAACGCTTCGTCTCGGCCGCATCGAAGATTTTCCGCTACTCGATCCGCCACGGCCCGAATCGATTCGCGAAGGATTACGGACATTGACGGAACTCGGTGCGATCGATGAGCGGCATGAATTGACGTTCATCGGCAGGGCATTGGGCCGTTTGCCTGTCGACCCGCGAGTCGGGCGAATGATCTTGGCAGCTGAACAATTCGGTGTCTTGGCGGAGGTGTTGCCGATCGCTGCCGCATTGGAAATCCAAGATCCCCGCGATCGACCTCAAGACAAACAGCAAGCTGCCGACGAAGCTCACTCCAAGTTTCGACACCCGCAAAGCGACTTTTTGTCCTACCTAAAACTGTGGAAATACTACGAACATGCACGCTCGGATTATTCTCGCAACAAGCTAACGCGAGTGCTTCGCCAGCAATTTCTGTCTCCCAATCGGATGCGTGAATGGTCAGACGTCTATCGGCAATTGAAGGAAATGGTGGCCAACTCGTTAAGTGATCGGTCGCAAAAACGAAAGAAGATCGGAGCGATCCGCTATGCCGACGATCCCGACAAACTGATCGAAGACGACATCAGTGATTTGGTCCATCAGGCACTGCTAAGCGGACTGCTTTCCAGTGTCGCGATGTGGAAGGAAAAAAATGAGTACACCGGTGCGGGCTCCTTGAGTTTGTCCCTGTGGCCCGGTAGCGGCTTGGCCGACGCCAAACCGAAGTGGATCGTTGCTGCCGAATTGGTGGAAACCGCAAAACGGTACGCACGGACGGTCGCTCGTATTGATCCACGGTGGATCGAACAGATCGGCAACCATCTTCTCAAACGATCGCACAGCGACCCGCACTGGAGTGCCAAGACGAGTGGAGCCTATTGTTTCGAGCGAGTTTCATTGTTCGGGTTGCCGGTTGTTGCTCGCCGACGGGTCCCCTTGGCCCCCATCGATCGATCGACCGCACGCGATTTGATGATTGAGCACGGATTGGTGGAAGAACAAATGCGTACGACGGCGAAATCGGTTCGCCACAACCGCCAATTGCAACAATCGATCACTTCACTCGCTGCCAAAACACGTCGCCGCGATTTAGTGGTTGACCCCTATTTGGTCGAGCGGTTCTATCAAGCTCACATGCCCGAGGATGTGTTCGATCGTGCTACGTTGGAAAAGTATGATCGAACGATCGAAACGCCGACGTGGGCGAAGTCGCTCCGCGATGCTGCTGATGTCTCCGCTTGGCTTCAAACACCACCACCCTCCACGCTGGAATCATCGAATTCGATCTACATGCGGCCCGAAGATTTAATCGAAGCCGAGAGCAATCGAATTAGCAAAGAAGCATTCCCCGATGAATTGGAAATCGGCAGTTCCCGATTGCCGCTTCAATATCGTTTTGAACCGGGCAGTGAAAAGGATGGGGTTGAACTAAAAATTCATCAAGCGGCCCTGGAGCAAGTCAGTGACGAACGACTAGGCTGGTTGGTGCCTGGACTACTCGAAACAAAATTGATCGCCATGATCAAATCATTGCCCAAACGAATTCGCCGCAACTTGGTCCCTGCGGCGGACGTAGCGGCCAAGGTTCGTGTTGAACTGGAAGCCGAGTATGGCCAAAAACCGTTCATGAGCATGGTCTGCGCTGCCTTCTCTCGTCATGCGGAAATGCCGATCACGGCAGACGATTTCCAGCAGGACAAGCTTGGCGACTACTTGCAGTTTCTGGTCACCGTGGTCGACGACGATGGGAAAACGGTCGCGACAGGACGGCAAGTCGAGCCGCTGAAGGAAAAACTAGGGAAACCCACGTCGGCAGAAGAGCCAATCGGCGCCGAACCCATCGATGAGTCATGGGCTCGTGACCGAATGACGACGTTTGATATCGAGCAATTACCAAAGGAGGTCGTGCGAAACCGTGGCGGTGTCAAAGTGGCACAGTATCCTGCGATCATTGACCTTGGCGACGCCGCCGCGACCCGTTTGGTTTCGGACGCACAATCCGCGGAAGCAATCTCCCAGCGAGGCGCAACGCGGCTCTTTGCGATCACGGAAAGAAAAGAACTTCGCGCCCAAGTGCGTTGGCTTCCAACGCTTGAAGCGGCGAAGATTAAACTGGGGGTTCTGATTTCCGCTGCCTCGATCGAAACCCAATTGATCGATTTGCTAGCCCGAATTGCGTTCGTCGAAAACGAACCCGTCGTCCGCTCAAACGAAGTGTTCGCGAATCGGCGAAAAGAACGAGCGCGACGGATTGCCGAAGCGACGCAGGAGGTCGCGGGATGGCTGCCAGCGATGGCCGACGCCTACTTCGATGTTCGGCGAGAATTGGAATCGATCCGGGGTAGTCGATTCGGGGAAGTCATCGCCGATGTTCAGAACCAGATCGATTGGTTGGCTTTCGAGGGATTCTTGGCGCAAACCTCGTGGGGCTGGCTCAAACATTATCCGCGTTACTTTTCCGCCATCACCTATCGTCTCGATCGAGTCCGCTCGGGTGCAGCCAATCGTGACCGAGAAGGAATGGAAACGGTTTGGAATCTTCAGCAGCAATGGCTCGACTCGATCGCGGAAAACCAACGAAACGCGATCGACCAATCGGCCTCCGAGGTTCGCTGGATGCTCGAAGAGTTGCGAGTCAGTTTGTTTGCTCAACCGCTGGGAACGTCAATCAAAATATCGCCGCAGCGATGTGAAAAGAAAATCGGTGGCGTGTAG